Proteins from a genomic interval of Flammeovirgaceae bacterium SG7u.111:
- a CDS encoding WGR domain-containing protein, with protein MNATQEALRTSKLIMVTANNNNKFYEMKESGDGTFEVKYGRVGTAGAFQNYPIAQWDRKYKEKIRKGYKDQSHLFAKPTESLVSFEGMSDDTINSLIKTLYRYAQKSISQHYNVTAEEVTQAQLEEAQAVLNQLVGAAKIGMDVQRFNQLLIELYQVIPRRMSSVTDHLATSCNNAAELEEVNKLISQEQETLDVMEGQVKLTSQTEDAPREEKIDIIQKLGIDIKKVDDSKVIKNIQKMMGSEKGLIHQVFEVSNKRTQVAFDNYVASQRHKKTTLFWHGSRNENWMSILETGLVLRPTNAIISGKMFGYGLYFADKFKKSLNYSSLRGSYWAGGNSSQAFLAIYDVYLGRSLKLRNHQPWCYELNEEKLKERGRYNSLYAKGGADLINNEYIVYNENQCTIKYLVEVKK; from the coding sequence ATGAACGCTACACAAGAAGCCCTCCGCACAAGTAAGCTGATTATGGTGACAGCTAACAACAACAATAAGTTTTATGAGATGAAAGAAAGTGGGGACGGAACTTTTGAGGTAAAATACGGTAGAGTTGGTACTGCTGGCGCTTTCCAAAACTACCCTATTGCCCAGTGGGACAGGAAATACAAGGAAAAAATCAGAAAAGGGTACAAAGACCAAAGCCACCTCTTTGCCAAGCCCACAGAAAGTCTGGTAAGCTTCGAAGGAATGTCCGATGATACGATCAATTCTTTGATCAAAACGCTGTATCGCTATGCCCAAAAATCGATCAGCCAGCATTATAATGTCACAGCCGAGGAGGTAACGCAAGCGCAGCTGGAAGAAGCCCAAGCAGTTTTAAACCAACTTGTGGGAGCAGCAAAAATCGGTATGGATGTTCAAAGGTTCAACCAATTGCTGATAGAACTCTATCAAGTAATTCCCCGAAGAATGAGCAGCGTGACCGACCATTTGGCAACTTCTTGTAACAACGCTGCTGAACTAGAAGAGGTGAATAAACTAATCTCTCAAGAGCAGGAAACCCTCGACGTAATGGAAGGGCAAGTGAAGCTGACTTCTCAAACCGAAGATGCGCCTAGGGAAGAAAAAATAGACATCATCCAAAAGCTGGGAATCGATATCAAGAAAGTGGATGACAGCAAGGTGATCAAAAACATCCAGAAGATGATGGGTAGCGAAAAAGGATTGATCCACCAAGTTTTTGAGGTGAGTAACAAACGGACACAAGTAGCATTCGACAACTATGTAGCCTCTCAAAGGCATAAAAAAACCACTCTTTTTTGGCACGGAAGCCGCAACGAAAACTGGATGTCGATACTGGAAACTGGCTTGGTCCTTCGCCCAACGAATGCCATTATCTCGGGAAAGATGTTTGGCTACGGGCTATACTTCGCTGATAAGTTCAAGAAGTCACTCAACTATTCCTCCTTGCGGGGCTCTTACTGGGCAGGAGGAAATTCCAGCCAAGCCTTTTTGGCTATTTACGATGTGTACTTGGGCAGGTCGCTCAAGCTCCGCAACCACCAACCTTGGTGCTACGAACTCAACGAGGAAAAACTAAAAGAAAGAGGACGGTACAACAGCTTATATGCGAAAGGCGGTGCCGACTTGATCAATAATGAATACATCGTTTACAACGAAAATCAGTGTACTATAAAATATTTGGTAGAGGTAAAAAAGTAA
- the tnpA gene encoding IS200/IS605 family transposase: MSRFHKLSHSIWYCKYHIVWTPKYRYRILEGAIKRAAIEHIMQYASQKKCIIDTLNVQKDHVHLIIDIPPKYSVSDVVGILKGRTAIRLFSKFKKLKQRPYWGNRFWATGYCVDTVGLDPEKIRLYVEYQEEQEKKNES; the protein is encoded by the coding sequence ATGAGCCGTTTTCACAAATTGTCACATTCGATCTGGTATTGCAAGTACCATATAGTTTGGACACCTAAATATAGGTATAGGATCCTCGAAGGAGCAATAAAAAGGGCAGCAATAGAGCATATAATGCAGTACGCCTCCCAAAAGAAATGTATTATCGATACGCTGAACGTCCAAAAGGACCATGTTCACTTGATTATCGATATCCCTCCCAAATATTCGGTTTCCGATGTGGTGGGGATCTTGAAGGGCCGGACAGCCATACGGTTGTTTTCAAAGTTCAAGAAGCTGAAGCAACGCCCCTATTGGGGCAACCGTTTTTGGGCAACAGGCTATTGTGTTGATACGGTAGGGCTTGACCCAGAAAAGATAAGGCTTTACGTGGAGTATCAAGAAGAACAGGAAAAAAAGAACGAGAGCTAA
- a CDS encoding outer membrane lipoprotein-sorting protein gives MKKLIIFLTGLLLLSFQNSAPDPAVIIEKVDANMTSKTRVFTSTMVVHGKRNSRSITSKGYAEGNFKSFTEYLSPAREQGTKMLKLEDRLWIYSPSSDRSIQISGHMLRQSVMGSDLSYEDMMEQRELLDMYDAKVIGEEEIDGRKTWILELIAKVDDVSYHKRKMWIDEERYVPLKEELFAKSGQLLKKTTLTNVVQIEGRWYPKNMNYKDMLKDGKGTDFILDEVEFDVEIPEHIFSKASLRK, from the coding sequence ATGAAAAAGTTAATCATATTCCTAACAGGACTCTTACTTCTATCCTTTCAAAACAGCGCACCGGACCCAGCTGTGATTATAGAAAAAGTAGATGCGAACATGACATCTAAAACGAGGGTATTTACCTCTACCATGGTGGTGCATGGCAAGCGAAATAGCCGCAGTATTACCTCAAAAGGATATGCGGAGGGCAACTTCAAATCGTTTACCGAATACCTCAGTCCTGCTCGCGAGCAAGGAACTAAAATGCTAAAACTGGAAGATAGGCTGTGGATTTACTCGCCTTCGTCTGACCGCTCTATCCAGATTTCAGGACACATGCTCCGCCAATCGGTAATGGGCTCGGACCTTTCGTATGAAGACATGATGGAGCAACGGGAACTGCTCGACATGTACGATGCAAAAGTGATAGGCGAAGAAGAAATTGACGGTAGGAAAACATGGATACTGGAACTGATTGCCAAGGTGGATGACGTAAGTTACCACAAACGGAAAATGTGGATAGATGAAGAACGATATGTCCCCCTCAAAGAAGAACTTTTCGCCAAGAGCGGGCAACTCTTAAAGAAAACCACACTGACCAATGTAGTGCAGATAGAAGGGCGCTGGTATCCGAAAAACATGAATTATAAGGACATGCTCAAAGATGGAAAAGGAACGGATTTCATTTTGGACGAAGTAGAATTTGACGTGGAAATTCCAGAGCATATTTTTAGCAAGGCTTCGCTTAGGAAGTAA
- a CDS encoding FtsX-like permease family protein, which produces MIEFLLKGIMRDKNRSQLPIIIVAIGVMLTVMLSGYIRGAMGDMIDLNARFETGHVKVMSQAYFDNASQLPNDLALLDAHKTVEHLKTDYSSITWVERIKFGGLLDVPDENGETVGQGPGAGMALDLLHQESGEIDRMNIESALVEGTVPQQPGHAIIGYDFATRLNLKPGDDITFFGSTMNGSMTFKNFKVAGLIKFGTPSMDRGAFIVDISDAREMLDMDDAVGEILGFLPNETYVDEEAKALTASFNEKYMDKADEYSPVMVPLSGQAGLGSYLEYVDVFSFLFVGIFVFAMSIVLWNTGLLGGLRRYKEFGIRLALGESKGKIYRSLLAEALLIGFIGSFIGTLIGLGVTYYMQVVGIDISDMLANITMMMPSVLRSKFSPELLYIGFIPGVLAMVVGNMLSGIGIYQRETAQLFKELEV; this is translated from the coding sequence ATGATAGAGTTCTTATTAAAAGGCATAATGCGCGACAAAAACAGAAGTCAGCTCCCTATTATTATTGTCGCAATTGGCGTGATGCTCACGGTGATGCTCAGCGGCTACATCAGAGGCGCAATGGGCGATATGATAGACCTCAACGCCCGTTTTGAAACGGGACATGTGAAGGTGATGAGCCAAGCTTATTTTGATAATGCAAGCCAGTTGCCAAACGACCTAGCACTACTCGATGCCCACAAAACAGTTGAGCATTTGAAGACAGATTATTCTTCTATAACTTGGGTAGAACGCATCAAATTTGGGGGGCTACTTGATGTACCCGATGAAAACGGAGAGACTGTTGGGCAAGGTCCGGGTGCTGGAATGGCGTTGGACTTGCTCCACCAAGAAAGTGGGGAAATTGACCGAATGAATATTGAAAGCGCATTGGTGGAAGGAACTGTTCCTCAACAGCCAGGGCATGCCATCATCGGCTATGATTTTGCCACGCGCTTAAACTTGAAACCTGGCGATGATATCACGTTCTTCGGCTCGACCATGAACGGCAGCATGACTTTCAAAAACTTCAAAGTGGCAGGTTTGATCAAATTTGGCACACCGTCCATGGACAGGGGAGCTTTTATAGTAGATATTTCCGATGCGAGGGAAATGCTAGATATGGACGACGCTGTAGGAGAAATCCTCGGATTTTTGCCCAACGAAACCTATGTAGACGAAGAAGCAAAAGCGCTCACAGCAAGCTTCAACGAAAAATATATGGACAAAGCGGATGAATATTCACCTGTGATGGTACCGCTTAGCGGGCAAGCGGGCTTAGGTTCTTACCTCGAATACGTCGATGTATTTTCCTTCCTTTTCGTCGGGATATTTGTCTTTGCCATGTCCATTGTACTTTGGAACACTGGCTTATTGGGAGGCTTGCGCCGATACAAAGAATTTGGCATCAGGCTAGCTTTGGGCGAGTCGAAGGGGAAAATCTATCGCTCCCTCCTAGCCGAAGCCTTGCTTATTGGTTTCATAGGCTCGTTCATCGGCACGCTCATTGGCTTGGGAGTAACCTACTACATGCAAGTGGTCGGCATAGACATCAGCGATATGCTCGCAAACATTACCATGATGATGCCTTCGGTGCTCCGCTCCAAATTCAGCCCCGAACTGCTCTATATCGGGTTCATCCCCGGCGTATTGGCAATGGTGGTGGGAAACATGCTCTCAGGCATCGGAATTTACCAACGCGAAACCGCCCAGCTTTTCAAGGAACTTGAGGTTTGA
- a CDS encoding FtsX-like permease family protein yields MLAFKLAYKNLVGAGLRTWLNVGVLSFAFVIIVLYNGILDGWNQQARTDTISWEYGAGQLVHEDYDPYDPFSLQDGYGKLDPSLQKGLTPLLIRQGNIYPSGRMLPIILKGIDPKQETLEIPTQALLNSDAEIPVIIGERMAEAAKLKKGDQVLLRWRDKGGTFDAVNITIADVFETIVPTVDNGQVWIPIEKLWEMTGMENEATLFIANENFSPSQIDGWEFKDLSMLLADLDAMIASKKVGSSVMYGLLLTIALLAIFDTQVLSIFRRQREIGTYISLGMTRQQVVYLFTVEGGFNSILATLVGCVWGIPLLIYLAKVGMGMPGNADEMGIAVGERIYPVYGLGLILGTIALVVISATIVSFLPSRKISKMDPVDALKGKIQ; encoded by the coding sequence ATGTTAGCTTTTAAATTAGCCTATAAAAATTTGGTTGGGGCAGGCCTGAGGACTTGGCTCAACGTGGGTGTGCTTTCCTTTGCCTTCGTGATCATCGTACTTTACAACGGTATTTTGGATGGCTGGAACCAACAGGCACGAACCGACACCATCAGCTGGGAGTACGGAGCTGGGCAATTGGTACATGAAGACTACGATCCTTACGATCCGTTTTCCCTACAAGATGGGTATGGAAAACTTGACCCAAGCCTACAAAAGGGGCTCACTCCCCTACTCATCCGCCAAGGGAATATTTATCCTAGCGGGAGGATGCTTCCTATTATATTAAAAGGCATCGATCCAAAACAAGAAACACTTGAAATCCCGACCCAAGCCTTGCTCAATTCCGATGCTGAAATACCAGTGATAATTGGGGAAAGAATGGCAGAGGCCGCCAAACTCAAAAAAGGCGATCAAGTGTTGCTCAGGTGGAGGGACAAAGGAGGCACATTTGATGCGGTGAATATCACCATTGCCGATGTATTTGAAACCATAGTCCCCACGGTGGACAACGGGCAGGTTTGGATACCCATAGAAAAACTTTGGGAAATGACAGGAATGGAGAATGAAGCAACCCTTTTTATTGCAAATGAAAATTTTTCTCCTTCCCAAATCGATGGCTGGGAATTCAAAGACCTTAGCATGTTATTGGCTGATTTAGATGCAATGATCGCCTCCAAAAAAGTTGGTTCGTCAGTCATGTACGGCCTGCTTTTGACCATAGCTTTACTAGCTATATTCGACACACAAGTTCTTTCCATTTTCAGAAGGCAAAGAGAAATCGGTACCTACATTTCTTTGGGAATGACCCGCCAGCAAGTTGTTTATTTATTTACGGTGGAAGGCGGATTCAACAGTATTTTAGCCACTTTAGTAGGCTGTGTTTGGGGAATTCCACTTCTCATCTACTTGGCAAAAGTGGGCATGGGCATGCCTGGCAATGCTGACGAAATGGGCATTGCTGTTGGCGAACGAATCTACCCTGTTTATGGCCTGGGCTTAATCTTGGGAACCATTGCCTTGGTAGTGATTTCAGCTACTATCGTCAGCTTTTTACCTTCCCGCAAGATTTCCAAAATGGATCCAGTTGATGCACTTAAAGGAAAAATACAATGA
- a CDS encoding ABC transporter ATP-binding protein — protein MDSKIISLENVVKKFPVGDGYFTALDQINLGFEKGEFAGLVGPSGSGKTTLLNIIGSLDKPTEGVAMVAGKDVAKLSHKESAKLRNLEIGFIFQVYNLLPVYTVFENVEFALLLQDKSKAERKKAVMDSLEWVGLQDMADKKISKLSGGEGQRVAIARAMVKRPQIVLADEPSANLDAKNTYAIIETMKRLNKELDTTFLFSTHDEKVMKYLDRIVHLEDGKVVKDEIMEGVASS, from the coding sequence ATGGATAGTAAAATAATTTCACTTGAAAATGTAGTCAAAAAATTCCCTGTGGGTGATGGCTACTTTACGGCTTTGGACCAAATCAACTTGGGGTTTGAAAAAGGTGAATTTGCAGGCCTGGTTGGTCCGAGTGGATCGGGAAAAACAACTCTGCTAAATATCATAGGTTCGCTTGACAAACCCACCGAAGGCGTAGCAATGGTGGCGGGAAAAGACGTGGCGAAGCTGAGCCACAAAGAATCAGCTAAGTTGCGAAATTTGGAAATAGGGTTCATTTTCCAAGTGTATAACCTGCTCCCGGTCTACACGGTATTCGAAAATGTAGAATTTGCCCTCTTGCTCCAAGATAAGTCCAAAGCTGAACGCAAAAAAGCGGTGATGGATTCTTTGGAATGGGTGGGCTTGCAAGACATGGCAGACAAGAAGATTTCCAAGCTTTCGGGCGGGGAAGGCCAGCGGGTAGCCATTGCCCGAGCCATGGTGAAACGCCCCCAAATCGTCCTTGCCGATGAACCTTCGGCAAACCTCGATGCTAAAAACACTTATGCCATTATAGAAACTATGAAACGGCTTAACAAGGAACTGGATACCACTTTCCTTTTCTCTACTCACGACGAAAAAGTAATGAAATACTTGGACAGAATTGTCCACTTGGAAGATGGAAAGGTGGTAAAAGATGAGATAATGGAGGGGGTGGCTAGTTCCTAG
- a CDS encoding TetR/AcrR family transcriptional regulator produces MKAKEKLISTAKDLFWKFGIKRVTVEEICEKAEVSKMTFYRNFSNKLEICKTVLDGVYKTSFDWYEEIMAKEISFPEKIEQTIFLKLKMAEDISTEFLNDLISLDNTELQSYLASKQQEMLGKIMADYKTAQEQGDIRKDLNVNLIPMYTEALRNMISNPALASMNIPPEDLTREMTNLFFYGIMPRA; encoded by the coding sequence TTGAAAGCGAAGGAAAAGCTCATATCGACCGCAAAAGACTTATTTTGGAAGTTCGGCATCAAGCGGGTGACGGTGGAAGAAATCTGTGAAAAAGCAGAAGTGAGTAAAATGACTTTTTACCGTAATTTCTCTAACAAACTAGAGATTTGCAAGACCGTTTTAGATGGGGTATATAAAACCAGTTTTGACTGGTACGAAGAAATAATGGCGAAGGAAATTTCTTTCCCTGAAAAAATCGAACAAACTATTTTTCTCAAACTCAAAATGGCTGAAGATATCAGCACTGAATTTTTGAATGATTTGATTTCTCTTGACAATACGGAGCTACAAAGCTACCTTGCCAGCAAGCAACAAGAAATGCTTGGGAAAATAATGGCAGATTACAAGACCGCACAAGAACAAGGAGATATACGAAAAGACCTCAACGTCAACTTGATTCCGATGTACACCGAAGCACTCAGGAATATGATTTCCAATCCTGCTCTCGCTTCCATGAACATCCCTCCCGAAGATTTGACGAGGGAGATGACTAACTTGTTTTTTTATGGCATTATGCCTAGGGCTTAA
- the dcd gene encoding dCTP deaminase, whose product MILSDKQILEEIKNSKILIEPFDPNSLGTNSYDVHLGKYLATYDNDVLDAKQHNKITTFEIPEEGFVLQPNKLYLGVTKEYTETLAHVPFLEGKSSVGRLGIDIHATAGKGDVGFCNTWTLEISVTQAVRVYYDMPVGQLIYFKVEGDIKNYYNIKSSAKYNNRTVKPVESMLWKTKF is encoded by the coding sequence ATGATTCTTTCAGATAAACAAATCTTAGAAGAAATAAAAAATAGCAAAATCCTCATTGAGCCTTTCGACCCGAATAGCTTAGGCACGAATTCATACGATGTGCACTTGGGGAAGTACCTCGCTACCTATGACAATGATGTGCTAGATGCAAAGCAACATAATAAGATCACCACTTTTGAAATACCAGAAGAAGGATTCGTTCTTCAGCCTAATAAATTATATTTAGGAGTAACCAAAGAATATACCGAAACATTGGCTCATGTCCCTTTCTTGGAAGGCAAATCAAGTGTTGGTCGCTTAGGTATTGATATTCATGCAACAGCAGGTAAAGGTGATGTAGGGTTCTGTAACACATGGACCTTGGAGATTTCTGTCACCCAAGCGGTGAGAGTTTATTACGATATGCCAGTTGGGCAGTTGATATACTTCAAAGTAGAAGGTGATATTAAAAACTACTACAATATAAAGAGCAGTGCCAAGTACAACAATCGTACGGTAAAGCCTGTAGAATCAATGCTTTGGAAGACGAAGTTTTAA
- the ribD gene encoding bifunctional diaminohydroxyphosphoribosylaminopyrimidine deaminase/5-amino-6-(5-phosphoribosylamino)uracil reductase RibD — MNSEEEKYMERALGLAKLGIGSVSPNPMVGCVIVKDGLIIGEGYHQQYGGPHAEVNAVNSVEDKLQIKGSDVYVSLEPCSHFGKTPPCADLLVQHQPKKVIVCNVDPNPLVAGKGLEKLKKAGIEVITGVLEKQGLELNKRFFTSMTKQRPYIILKWAQTADGFVARKNFDSKWISNQRSRQYVHKWRAEEDAILVGSNTAKHDNPTLNVRDWSGKNPTRIVIDRNMKLSPKLNLFDGTIPTLCFNLSKNEEQENLKYIQLEEESFLKQVLEKLHENKLYSVIVEGGSQILHSLIKEGLWDEARIFTSETMFGEGIPAPRISGKLISKQPIHTDELKVYQNL, encoded by the coding sequence ATGAATTCGGAAGAAGAAAAATATATGGAACGGGCACTGGGCTTGGCAAAGCTCGGGATAGGCTCAGTAAGCCCCAACCCCATGGTGGGCTGCGTAATCGTAAAAGATGGGCTTATCATAGGCGAAGGCTACCACCAACAATACGGCGGTCCTCATGCAGAAGTGAATGCGGTGAACTCGGTAGAAGATAAATTGCAGATAAAAGGAAGCGATGTATATGTGAGCCTTGAACCTTGCAGCCATTTTGGAAAAACTCCGCCATGCGCCGACCTTTTGGTACAGCATCAACCTAAAAAAGTAATAGTTTGCAACGTAGATCCTAATCCCTTGGTAGCTGGGAAGGGGTTGGAAAAACTGAAAAAGGCAGGAATTGAGGTAATAACTGGAGTACTTGAAAAGCAAGGGCTGGAGCTAAACAAGCGATTCTTTACTTCCATGACCAAACAAAGACCCTATATCATTCTCAAATGGGCACAAACAGCCGATGGTTTTGTAGCTAGAAAAAACTTCGACTCCAAATGGATAAGTAACCAACGCTCAAGGCAGTACGTGCACAAATGGCGAGCTGAAGAAGATGCTATTTTAGTTGGAAGCAATACTGCCAAACATGACAATCCTACCCTAAATGTTCGCGATTGGTCGGGCAAGAACCCCACTCGCATCGTGATTGACCGAAACATGAAGCTTTCTCCCAAACTTAACCTTTTCGATGGGACTATTCCTACCCTTTGCTTTAACCTAAGCAAAAACGAGGAGCAAGAAAACTTAAAATACATTCAGCTTGAAGAAGAAAGCTTCCTAAAACAAGTACTGGAAAAGTTGCATGAAAACAAGCTATATTCAGTAATAGTAGAAGGAGGAAGCCAAATTCTCCATTCGCTTATAAAAGAAGGGCTTTGGGATGAGGCAAGGATTTTCACATCGGAAACTATGTTCGGCGAGGGCATTCCCGCCCCTCGTATCAGCGGCAAGCTGATCAGCAAACAGCCTATTCATACCGACGAATTGAAAGTTTATCAGAATCTCTAA
- a CDS encoding YiaA/YiaB family inner membrane protein — MSNMNHVESNNTKAFYSLAWASFVIAFAGTVAGLVLLEVSLPVKGFFAMSYIFSITACFTVAKVVRDRHESDSLTRKIEHAKAQKLINEYVEP; from the coding sequence ATGAGCAATATGAATCATGTTGAAAGTAACAATACCAAAGCGTTTTATTCCCTTGCATGGGCATCGTTTGTGATCGCATTTGCAGGTACGGTGGCAGGCTTAGTGTTGTTAGAAGTTTCTTTACCCGTAAAAGGCTTTTTTGCCATGTCGTACATTTTCAGTATTACCGCCTGTTTTACGGTGGCAAAGGTAGTAAGGGACAGGCACGAAAGCGACAGCCTTACCCGAAAAATAGAACATGCCAAAGCGCAAAAGCTCATCAATGAATATGTTGAGCCATAA
- the eno gene encoding phosphopyruvate hydratase, with product MSFIQDIRARQILDSRGNPTVEVEVLTDNGKMGRAAVPSGASTGEFEAVELRDGDKSKYLGKGVLKAVSNVNEIIAEELFGFPVFEQNLIDKTLIELDGTENKSKLGANAILGVSLAVARAAAAEAGLPLYKYIGGCNAHVLPVPMMNIINGGSHSDAPIAFQEFMIRPVGAPTFSEGLRMGAEIFHNLKKILHDKGLSTAVGDEGGFAPNFSGGTEEALDCIITAIEKAGYKPSEDVKIGLDCASSEFYVDGKYDYKKFEGETGSIRSREEQVDYLAELVEKYPIDSIEDGCSEHDWEGWTLLTAKIGDKCQLVGDDLLVTNVKFLERGIKEKAANSILIKVNQIGSLSETLAAIEMAHKAGWTAVISHRSGETEDSTIADIAVATNAGQIKTGSMSRSDRMAKYNQLLRIEEELADVAVYPQPKK from the coding sequence ATGAGTTTCATACAAGACATCCGCGCAAGACAAATCTTAGACTCAAGAGGAAATCCAACAGTAGAAGTAGAAGTACTTACAGATAATGGAAAAATGGGTCGCGCAGCCGTTCCCTCAGGAGCATCGACAGGAGAATTCGAAGCAGTAGAGCTCCGCGACGGTGATAAGTCAAAATACTTAGGAAAAGGCGTATTAAAAGCGGTTAGCAATGTGAACGAAATTATTGCAGAGGAGCTTTTCGGTTTCCCTGTATTCGAACAAAACCTTATCGACAAAACCCTCATCGAACTTGACGGCACTGAGAACAAATCAAAATTAGGTGCTAACGCTATTTTGGGCGTTTCTTTGGCAGTAGCTAGAGCAGCAGCAGCTGAGGCTGGTCTTCCTTTGTACAAGTACATCGGTGGTTGCAACGCTCACGTATTGCCAGTTCCAATGATGAATATCATCAACGGTGGTTCTCACTCGGATGCACCTATCGCATTCCAAGAGTTTATGATCCGCCCAGTAGGTGCTCCAACGTTCTCAGAAGGCTTGAGAATGGGCGCTGAAATTTTCCACAACTTGAAAAAAATCCTTCACGACAAAGGACTTAGCACTGCAGTAGGTGACGAAGGTGGGTTTGCACCTAACTTCTCTGGCGGTACTGAAGAAGCACTTGACTGCATCATAACTGCAATCGAGAAAGCTGGCTACAAGCCATCTGAAGATGTAAAAATCGGTCTTGACTGCGCATCTTCTGAGTTCTATGTAGATGGCAAATACGATTACAAGAAATTTGAAGGAGAAACTGGTTCTATCAGATCTCGAGAAGAGCAAGTTGACTACCTAGCTGAGCTAGTTGAGAAATACCCAATCGATTCTATCGAGGATGGTTGCTCTGAGCACGACTGGGAAGGATGGACTTTGCTTACTGCAAAAATCGGTGACAAGTGCCAGCTAGTTGGTGATGACCTTTTAGTTACCAATGTTAAGTTCTTAGAAAGAGGCATCAAAGAAAAAGCTGCTAACTCTATCCTTATCAAAGTAAACCAAATCGGTTCGCTTTCTGAAACGCTTGCTGCTATCGAAATGGCACACAAAGCCGGATGGACTGCTGTTATCTCTCACCGCTCTGGAGAAACTGAAGATTCTACCATCGCTGACATCGCTGTTGCGACCAACGCTGGTCAGATCAAAACGGGTTCAATGTCTCGTTCTGACAGGATGGCTAAGTACAACCAATTGCTTAGAATCGAAGAAGAACTTGCTGACGTTGCGGTTTATCCTCAGCCAAAAAAGTAA